Proteins co-encoded in one Paracrocinitomix mangrovi genomic window:
- a CDS encoding RNA polymerase sigma factor encodes MQEESYRELIGRCLNHERAAQEELYKLHCDKMFSVCMYYAEDRDEASDFLQEGYIKIFKKLHTYNFNGSFEGWVRRIIVNTALGHIRKKSKIRDAFTYVEDIPDTADIEPAEVDVVPTAKVVELVNQLPDKAALVLKLFAIEGYSHQEIAEILDITVGTSKSQLNRARTLLKEAIKGHK; translated from the coding sequence ATGCAAGAAGAATCTTACAGAGAACTAATTGGTCGTTGTTTAAATCACGAACGTGCAGCTCAAGAAGAGTTGTATAAGTTGCATTGTGATAAAATGTTTTCTGTTTGTATGTATTATGCTGAAGACAGAGATGAAGCATCAGATTTTCTGCAAGAAGGTTACATCAAAATCTTTAAAAAATTACACACTTATAATTTCAATGGTTCTTTTGAAGGTTGGGTTAGGCGTATAATAGTTAACACAGCTTTGGGCCATATAAGAAAGAAAAGTAAAATTAGAGATGCTTTTACGTATGTAGAAGATATTCCGGATACCGCAGACATAGAACCTGCAGAAGTGGATGTTGTTCCTACTGCAAAAGTGGTTGAACTGGTAAATCAATTGCCTGATAAAGCAGCTTTGGTTTTAAAATTATTTGCAATTGAAGGATATTCTCATCAAGAAATTGCCGAGATCTTGGATATCACGGTAGGTACCTCAAAATCTCAGTTGAATAGAGCAAGAACGTTATTAAAAGAAGCTATTAAAGGTCATAAGTGA
- a CDS encoding toxin-antitoxin system YwqK family antitoxin: MKNQLFIGFILLLFISSCGQKGEEKIRIDDETTGEGGYDELGNQHGFWTFYYNDGTKQSEGYFKNGMQDGSWKFWYENGRLQEESIWVDGLAEGKFKSFHDNGKLASEGKYHRDFEEGKWKFYSEEGSLESIGNYESGKAMGKYVWYYPSGQIEEIGYYNDTLLNGFSEGWYENGNKSFEGMYEDGERTGLWKWWYEGGQLEETTEYQDDYLYGEDVTYYENGNISYRGMFDYDDKVGIHIWYYDNGNKQTESQYEDGLLNGKSIHYKKNGTIDFVESYANGELIE; this comes from the coding sequence ATGAAAAACCAACTTTTCATTGGATTTATATTGCTGCTATTTATTTCTTCTTGTGGTCAAAAGGGAGAAGAAAAGATAAGGATTGATGATGAAACTACCGGTGAAGGTGGTTATGATGAGTTGGGAAACCAGCATGGATTTTGGACCTTTTATTATAACGACGGAACCAAGCAGTCTGAAGGATACTTTAAAAATGGAATGCAGGACGGTTCTTGGAAGTTTTGGTATGAAAACGGCAGATTACAAGAAGAGAGTATTTGGGTAGATGGTTTGGCAGAAGGTAAATTCAAGTCATTCCACGACAACGGAAAATTAGCGAGTGAAGGGAAGTATCACAGAGATTTTGAAGAAGGGAAATGGAAATTTTACAGTGAAGAAGGAAGCTTAGAATCAATTGGAAATTATGAAAGTGGTAAAGCCATGGGAAAATATGTTTGGTATTATCCTTCTGGACAAATTGAAGAAATTGGATACTATAATGACACGCTTTTGAATGGTTTTTCTGAAGGATGGTATGAAAACGGAAATAAATCCTTTGAAGGAATGTATGAAGATGGAGAAAGAACCGGGCTTTGGAAATGGTGGTATGAAGGCGGACAATTAGAAGAAACTACAGAATATCAAGACGATTACTTATATGGTGAAGATGTTACCTATTATGAAAATGGAAATATATCTTACAGAGGAATGTTTGATTATGATGATAAAGTAGGAATACATATCTGGTATTACGATAATGGAAACAAGCAAACAGAATCTCAATATGAAGATGGTTTGTTAAATGGGAAGAGTATTCATTATAAAAAGAATGGCACCATTGATTTTGTTGAATCCTACGCGAATGGTGAGCTAATTGAGTAA
- a CDS encoding OmpA family protein, protein MYKAVLFISTVLVAGLSLKAQTPTILDHKGKIEIKNLSNLNSSARENNLSITPDGKYLFFKSDRGGQTWSSYSGTYKGKVRYDGDIWYSKKSGESWGNPRCLGLGVNTSSGEDEPMVSQDGQFISYQSWKYNWKTTGGPYYTAELNGSSFSNIKGMGGGINKFILVEFIKAGNTYATDGAALSPDGKTFLLCAGRDYDGNMDIYISRKVNGQWTYMKKLNISTPGDERSIFIAGDGKTVYFASDGHGGYGGMDMFKTTLNDDGTCGEVINVGAPFNTSADDYGLILTADGNEGYFVREGDIYYANTKEADPRLKPGVTVLISGTIKDQNGKPLQYYLELDDVATSKEISTSKSNSNSGEFLFSTSDVTAKYRIRDDNHKFIDTTFTVKIKDGVGKVHLDIVVNVPKNTESHEKKISVMFERDASVLDAEDKKLLDEIVNISHSSIEYEVEIVGMSDAHGSSDYNKKMSLERANKMKSYLVAQGLKAEKIKVLSEPKNLSEVDNDVPAAQRHRKATVTINYTN, encoded by the coding sequence TTGTACAAAGCAGTATTATTCATATCAACCGTTTTGGTAGCAGGTTTAAGTTTAAAAGCTCAAACCCCTACTATTCTTGATCACAAAGGCAAAATTGAAATTAAAAACCTTTCTAATTTAAACTCCAGCGCTAGAGAAAATAATTTATCCATTACGCCAGATGGTAAATACTTATTCTTTAAAAGTGATAGAGGTGGACAAACCTGGTCAAGCTATAGCGGAACTTACAAAGGAAAAGTAAGATATGACGGAGACATTTGGTACAGTAAAAAATCAGGTGAAAGTTGGGGAAATCCTAGATGTTTAGGTTTAGGAGTTAATACTTCTTCCGGAGAAGATGAACCAATGGTATCACAAGATGGACAGTTTATTTCTTATCAATCATGGAAATATAATTGGAAAACAACAGGTGGCCCTTATTATACTGCAGAGTTAAATGGATCTTCTTTCAGCAACATTAAAGGAATGGGTGGAGGAATCAACAAGTTTATTCTTGTTGAGTTTATAAAAGCCGGAAATACATATGCAACGGATGGAGCCGCTTTATCACCTGATGGTAAGACATTTTTATTGTGCGCGGGTAGAGATTATGATGGCAACATGGACATTTACATTAGTAGAAAAGTAAATGGACAATGGACATACATGAAAAAACTCAACATCAGCACTCCTGGTGACGAACGTTCAATTTTTATTGCCGGAGATGGTAAAACAGTTTATTTCGCTTCTGACGGGCATGGTGGTTATGGTGGTATGGATATGTTCAAGACAACTTTAAATGATGACGGAACTTGTGGTGAAGTAATTAATGTTGGTGCGCCTTTTAATACCAGTGCAGATGATTATGGATTGATATTAACTGCGGATGGAAATGAAGGTTATTTTGTACGTGAAGGAGATATTTATTATGCCAATACCAAAGAAGCTGATCCAAGATTAAAACCGGGTGTTACAGTACTTATTTCAGGAACTATTAAAGATCAAAACGGAAAGCCATTGCAGTATTATTTGGAATTAGATGATGTTGCTACTAGCAAAGAAATTTCTACCTCAAAATCTAATTCAAATTCGGGCGAGTTTTTGTTTTCTACTTCAGATGTAACAGCTAAATACAGAATAAGAGATGACAATCACAAGTTCATAGACACCACATTCACTGTAAAAATTAAAGATGGCGTTGGTAAAGTGCATTTAGATATTGTTGTAAATGTTCCTAAAAACACTGAAAGTCATGAGAAAAAAATCTCTGTGATGTTTGAAAGAGATGCTTCTGTTTTAGATGCTGAGGATAAAAAATTATTAGATGAAATCGTTAATATTTCGCATTCAAGTATTGAATATGAAGTTGAAATCGTAGGAATGTCAGATGCGCACGGAAGCAGTGATTACAATAAAAAAATGAGTTTGGAGCGCGCCAATAAAATGAAATCTTATTTGGTAGCTCAAGGATTGAAAGCCGAAAAAATTAAAGTTTTATCTGAACCCAAAAATTTGTCAGAAGTAGATAATGACGTACCTGCTGCACAAAGACATAGAAAAGCCACAGTAACCATTAATTACACTAATTAA
- a CDS encoding TVP38/TMEM64 family protein has protein sequence MKIVKGIFYFIWIAAIVVLLIFFIASPQSFTAENIADFLSRYNNQLMFIYIIVSLVRGLFLIPSTPFVLAGIPLFPDQPFFVFIVSLVGVAAGATMVYYMSDLLGFSKKLEEKYPSKIEKWHQRLNSPKASLIVIAWSFFPLVPTDIICYVAGIVKMPYRFLIAGVMIGEIVLIYLYVYGGMALV, from the coding sequence TTGAAAATAGTTAAGGGCATATTTTATTTTATCTGGATAGCTGCAATAGTTGTCCTACTTATTTTTTTTATAGCCTCTCCTCAGTCTTTTACAGCAGAAAATATTGCTGATTTTTTAAGTAGGTACAACAATCAATTAATGTTCATTTATATTATTGTTTCCTTAGTTAGAGGTTTGTTTTTAATTCCCAGCACTCCGTTTGTTTTGGCAGGTATTCCACTTTTTCCAGACCAACCTTTTTTTGTTTTTATAGTTTCATTAGTCGGAGTAGCAGCCGGAGCCACAATGGTTTATTATATGTCAGATTTACTTGGATTTAGTAAGAAATTGGAAGAAAAGTATCCCAGTAAAATTGAAAAATGGCATCAACGTCTTAATTCTCCAAAAGCTTCATTAATTGTAATTGCCTGGTCATTTTTTCCTTTAGTGCCTACAGATATAATATGTTATGTAGCTGGAATTGTTAAGATGCCTTACAGGTTTTTGATTGCTGGTGTGATGATAGGTGAGATTGTATTGATATACCTTTATGTATACGGCGGGATGGCCTTGGTATAA
- a CDS encoding T9SS type A sorting domain-containing protein has product MYKISFLAIAVFFITQLAKGQNFTNSDLNGSVAISAAPTGWQQVPNTDPASTASGSLQATSDICNTTGPSASAGILGTPYSGGTFVAGLHAEFSGSSSYHEGLMQTVSGLSVGTPYVIDFYQTVIKQSNALDPTGSWRVYVDNTLLATSTPSTSLLAYNATGQSWDNVSVAFTPTATSHTFKFLPYDDDANHLLGSSTSGGLRMGIDLITLGSTLPVELTTFTAKCEGGSAIVNWSTASERDCDYFVIEKSTNAENWSFVAKIQGNGTSSTAHNYAYQDNNLENEITYYRLKQIDLNGNKSTSDIVSIESCEINNQLMLYPNPASNQINLNVKANKDQQITIHILDLNGKTVAVQQGVSLFEGNNVVDMNIEDLDQAMYFLRIEVDGKVEVQKFTKVNP; this is encoded by the coding sequence ATGTACAAGATTTCATTTCTTGCCATTGCTGTGTTTTTCATTACACAGCTTGCAAAAGGTCAAAATTTCACCAATTCTGATTTGAACGGATCTGTGGCAATTAGTGCAGCTCCAACAGGATGGCAGCAAGTTCCTAATACAGACCCTGCAAGTACGGCAAGTGGTTCTTTACAGGCTACTTCAGATATTTGCAATACAACAGGACCTTCTGCATCTGCTGGGATTCTTGGAACACCATATAGTGGAGGGACTTTCGTAGCTGGTTTACATGCTGAGTTTTCTGGAAGTTCAAGTTATCATGAAGGTTTAATGCAAACTGTTTCAGGATTGAGTGTTGGAACTCCTTATGTGATTGATTTTTATCAAACGGTAATAAAACAATCAAATGCTTTAGATCCAACAGGGTCATGGCGAGTTTATGTGGATAATACTTTGTTGGCTACTTCAACTCCTAGTACTAGTTTGTTGGCTTATAATGCTACCGGTCAAAGCTGGGACAATGTTTCTGTTGCGTTTACGCCAACAGCTACTTCTCATACTTTTAAGTTTTTACCTTATGATGATGATGCCAATCATTTACTGGGGTCTTCAACTTCAGGAGGATTGAGAATGGGGATTGATTTGATTACACTTGGTTCTACTCTTCCAGTGGAGCTAACCACTTTCACAGCAAAGTGTGAAGGAGGTTCAGCAATTGTAAATTGGTCAACTGCATCTGAAAGAGATTGCGACTATTTCGTAATTGAAAAAAGCACCAATGCTGAAAACTGGTCTTTTGTGGCAAAGATTCAAGGTAATGGAACTTCATCTACAGCACATAATTATGCTTATCAGGATAATAACTTGGAAAATGAAATCACTTATTACAGGTTAAAGCAAATTGACCTAAATGGGAATAAATCTACCAGTGATATAGTAAGTATTGAATCATGTGAGATTAATAACCAATTGATGCTTTATCCAAATCCTGCAAGCAATCAAATTAATTTAAATGTAAAGGCCAATAAGGATCAGCAAATTACAATCCATATTTTGGATCTAAACGGTAAAACAGTGGCAGTTCAACAGGGTGTTTCACTATTTGAAGGAAATAACGTAGTAGATATGAATATTGAAGACTTGGATCAGGCAATGTACTTCTTAAGAATAGAAGTTGACGGTAAAGTTGAAGTCCAAAAATTCACTAAGGTAAATCCATAA
- a CDS encoding DUF1566 domain-containing protein has protein sequence MKKFVSLTFTLTLLFSTQAFSYNNSLAPQPDVFVKKKTFNVGDIAQGGIIFFVNKTGDHGLVAAQNDQFENQNFQDCLDGINDPKNHDELGQQFLDWRLPNLWEAYKMYMNLYMINVGNFSAAPYWTTKTTVGFDKVHIMNFEKGMDLTSYKSETFRARAVRSF, from the coding sequence ATGAAAAAATTTGTTAGTTTAACTTTCACATTAACCCTTCTCTTTTCAACCCAAGCCTTTTCTTATAACAACTCTTTAGCACCACAACCTGATGTATTCGTAAAAAAGAAAACATTTAATGTTGGTGATATTGCACAAGGAGGTATTATTTTCTTTGTAAACAAAACGGGTGATCACGGTTTAGTAGCCGCTCAAAATGATCAATTTGAAAATCAAAACTTTCAAGACTGTTTAGATGGAATAAATGATCCTAAAAACCATGATGAGTTAGGACAGCAATTTTTAGACTGGAGACTTCCTAATTTATGGGAAGCATATAAAATGTACATGAATCTTTACATGATTAATGTTGGAAATTTTAGTGCCGCACCTTACTGGACTACCAAAACTACCGTTGGATTTGATAAAGTTCACATCATGAATTTCGAAAAAGGAATGGACTTAACATCTTATAAATCAGAGACTTTTAGAGCTAGAGCTGTAAGATCTTTCTAA
- a CDS encoding agmatine deiminase family protein yields MKNLYTSLTLFALLIGSITSYGQKVDLPKGMTEHEKTIMDEYLQSFNDRGITSPPPYTNIRNMAEWEEVQALVITWTGSYNTIQTKIVDAAQEECLVIIHCTDSNNVKSILNGNGVPDVNIHYLEVPYNSIWIRDYFGNTCYNNYVDDIFFVDWIYNRPRPDDDVMVDATATYLGIPVYSMTANPTKLMATGGNWMTDGAGIAFSSELIVDENDGTGDYGLNYPNHTPAEVDQLFSDWMGINTYIKMTVLPYDDIHHIDMHMKLIDEETLLVGEYPTGVSDGPQIEANLQYVLDNFNTKFGTPFKVYRIPQPPSTSGAYPGSGGYYRTYANQTFVNNTVLLPTYREEYDTTALAILDTILPGYNIVPIDVDNTGQNLISLSGAIHCITHTVGVNDPIYISHKKLEDTNDDINPYQATATIMHKDGISAASIWYKTDIAGTYTEVSMNNTSGDVWQGLIPAQAVGTTVYYYIEATAVGGKQVTHPFTAPAGYHKFKVLGTGGGGGSGISETNPLELLEIYPNPASEITVIPVNMLNNVNDCQIVMTNMVGEIVEIIYQGELPAGKKNFFIDAGEYAAGVYQIIIQSGDYRDYKKLVIQ; encoded by the coding sequence ATGAAGAACTTATACACTTCTTTAACCCTTTTTGCCCTATTAATAGGAAGCATTACATCTTATGGACAAAAAGTGGACCTTCCTAAGGGAATGACGGAACATGAGAAAACAATCATGGATGAATACCTTCAATCTTTCAATGACAGAGGTATTACCAGTCCTCCTCCTTACACCAACATCAGAAATATGGCCGAATGGGAAGAAGTTCAGGCGCTGGTAATTACATGGACTGGATCATACAACACCATTCAAACTAAAATAGTGGATGCTGCTCAAGAAGAGTGTTTGGTTATTATTCATTGTACAGATTCTAATAATGTCAAATCCATCTTAAATGGAAATGGTGTACCGGATGTAAACATCCATTATTTAGAAGTACCATATAACTCAATTTGGATTAGAGATTACTTTGGAAACACTTGCTATAATAACTATGTAGATGACATCTTTTTTGTTGATTGGATTTATAACAGACCACGCCCGGATGATGACGTAATGGTAGATGCTACAGCAACATATTTAGGTATTCCTGTTTACTCAATGACAGCAAATCCTACCAAATTAATGGCAACTGGCGGAAACTGGATGACAGATGGAGCCGGCATTGCTTTTTCATCTGAATTAATAGTTGACGAAAATGACGGTACAGGTGATTACGGATTAAATTATCCAAATCATACTCCGGCAGAGGTAGATCAGCTTTTCAGTGATTGGATGGGAATTAACACATACATCAAAATGACTGTTTTACCTTATGATGATATCCATCACATAGATATGCATATGAAGTTAATTGATGAAGAAACTTTGCTTGTTGGAGAATATCCGACTGGAGTATCAGATGGACCACAAATAGAAGCCAATTTACAATATGTGTTGGACAATTTTAATACGAAATTTGGTACACCATTTAAAGTTTATAGAATACCTCAACCTCCTAGTACTTCTGGCGCTTATCCGGGGTCTGGTGGATATTATAGAACGTATGCAAACCAAACTTTTGTGAACAACACTGTATTACTTCCAACCTATAGAGAAGAATACGACACTACGGCATTAGCAATTCTTGACACAATCTTACCGGGATATAATATTGTTCCTATTGATGTTGACAACACAGGTCAAAACCTAATCTCACTTAGTGGTGCTATTCACTGTATTACACATACGGTAGGAGTTAATGATCCAATTTATATTTCACACAAAAAATTAGAGGATACCAATGATGATATCAATCCTTATCAAGCAACAGCAACCATAATGCATAAAGATGGAATCTCTGCTGCTTCTATTTGGTATAAAACAGATATTGCCGGTACGTATACTGAAGTTTCAATGAATAACACTAGCGGTGACGTCTGGCAAGGTCTTATACCTGCACAAGCGGTTGGAACAACAGTGTATTATTATATTGAAGCTACTGCGGTTGGGGGAAAACAGGTAACTCACCCTTTTACAGCTCCTGCGGGATATCACAAATTTAAAGTGCTAGGAACCGGAGGTGGCGGAGGTTCTGGAATTTCAGAAACAAATCCATTAGAATTATTAGAGATTTATCCGAATCCGGCTTCTGAAATTACAGTAATCCCTGTGAACATGCTTAACAATGTAAACGATTGCCAAATTGTTATGACCAATATGGTAGGAGAAATTGTTGAAATTATATATCAAGGAGAACTTCCGGCAGGTAAAAAGAATTTCTTTATTGACGCAGGTGAATATGCAGCCGGTGTTTACCAGATTATTATTCAATCAGGTGACTATCGTGACTACAAAAAACTTGTGATTCAGTAA
- a CDS encoding PPK2 family polyphosphate kinase, producing the protein MAKLLTASTQGPEDWDKEAIKAENRVLIARIAELQRILYAQSEKSLLVILQGVDASGKDGTVRRIFSGVNPLGCRVYSFKKPTEEEMAHDFLWRVHKVVPAKGMIHIFNRSHYEDILVPTVLETHSKDQIEKRYDQINEFEKLLESNGTKILKFYLHISKEEQLERLTERIENPQKHWKHNDGDWNSRKMWDDYMNVYETIFKRCNNVLWDVIPADRNWVKINFIAKRIIEAMEQMDLKWPELESDKFNQNK; encoded by the coding sequence ATGGCAAAATTACTGACAGCATCTACTCAAGGACCCGAAGATTGGGATAAAGAAGCAATAAAAGCTGAAAACAGAGTGCTAATAGCGCGTATTGCTGAACTACAAAGAATACTTTATGCACAAAGTGAAAAAAGCTTGTTGGTAATCTTGCAAGGAGTTGATGCTTCTGGTAAAGATGGTACTGTAAGAAGAATTTTTTCGGGTGTTAATCCATTGGGATGTAGAGTGTACTCTTTTAAAAAGCCTACCGAAGAGGAAATGGCACATGACTTTTTATGGAGAGTTCATAAAGTTGTACCAGCAAAAGGTATGATTCATATTTTTAATAGGTCTCATTATGAAGATATTCTTGTTCCTACAGTTCTTGAGACGCATTCAAAAGATCAAATTGAAAAGAGATATGATCAAATAAATGAGTTTGAAAAGTTACTGGAATCAAACGGAACTAAAATTTTGAAATTTTATCTGCATATTTCAAAAGAAGAACAATTAGAAAGATTGACTGAAAGAATTGAAAACCCTCAGAAACACTGGAAACATAATGATGGAGATTGGAATTCTCGCAAGATGTGGGATGACTATATGAACGTTTATGAAACGATTTTTAAACGTTGTAATAACGTTTTATGGGATGTTATTCCTGCAGATAGAAATTGGGTTAAAATCAATTTTATTGCTAAGCGAATAATTGAGGCAATGGAACAAATGGATTTGAAATGGCCTGAATTGGAATCAGACAAGTTTAATCAAAACAAATAG
- a CDS encoding DnaJ domain-containing protein, protein MKFKDYLIANVAVSTTCFFIMFALTGMVAPAIAFGGFIFIMYYGAGRYSAKNSRTVAGRRYDFMTNESIFNNSLLVLLAGVLKSDEHNSNVEVKYIQQSLSLHFNTARVDQQVAYIQKLTQRENLDHKPICKMIFENYYLTEKVQLMHLLVGIATADAYLSDKEKAYLDEIAARIRLPFPTYQAIFSMFRFKTEAQHREQQKRREQKQYSSSMKLADAFKILELELNATEKEIKKSYRKLALKFHPDRVIHLGKEHQKIAEQKFQILSEAYEYIKNIKGFN, encoded by the coding sequence TTGAAGTTTAAAGACTATCTCATTGCCAACGTAGCCGTCAGCACAACATGCTTTTTTATCATGTTTGCATTAACCGGTATGGTTGCTCCTGCAATTGCCTTTGGAGGATTTATATTTATAATGTATTATGGTGCAGGAAGGTATTCAGCAAAAAATTCAAGAACAGTAGCTGGCAGAAGATATGATTTCATGACCAATGAATCAATATTCAACAATTCACTACTTGTTTTATTGGCAGGAGTATTAAAATCAGATGAGCACAACTCTAATGTAGAGGTTAAATACATCCAACAATCATTATCGCTCCATTTTAATACTGCTAGAGTTGATCAACAAGTTGCGTATATTCAAAAATTGACACAAAGAGAAAATTTGGATCATAAACCAATCTGTAAGATGATTTTTGAAAACTATTATCTCACAGAAAAAGTTCAATTAATGCATTTGTTGGTAGGTATTGCTACTGCTGATGCATATCTGAGTGACAAAGAAAAAGCCTATTTAGATGAAATTGCAGCAAGAATAAGACTTCCATTCCCTACCTATCAAGCTATCTTTAGCATGTTTAGGTTTAAAACCGAAGCACAACATAGAGAACAACAAAAAAGACGTGAGCAAAAACAATACAGCTCATCTATGAAGTTAGCTGATGCTTTTAAAATTCTCGAGCTAGAATTAAATGCAACAGAAAAAGAAATTAAAAAATCTTATCGAAAACTAGCATTAAAATTTCATCCTGACAGGGTAATTCATTTGGGAAAAGAACATCAAAAAATAGCAGAACAAAAATTCCAAATTTTGTCTGAAGCCTACGAATACATTAAAAATATTAAAGGATTCAATTAA
- a CDS encoding PorT family protein, translating to MKLDKDISLVKQSFEAQSFNAPSNVWNEISNELDNAALNNKVSEGFLAQSFQAPDDLWNSISNDLNNLSIDAKVKEGFEAQTHTAPAFDFNELSNVEGVDNLVNQSFEQTVVAAPDTIWEKVQNGLDTENVWSRIAATEIKVGSNKWQAILVAASLALLMTLIPTNLNEGLVDNRSTSQIENKSEIVPFGIVANEETISNNLYANNLEDVVVIESPIYNDNTASDIQTLEDNNGVGLTGLNDLSNGVNNTVASNEENTNLELLPKTTISGLGSPLVQEAEFATLEVKRDIRKWSFNAGLIGGLHNSWILDNDTRASFDKETLLDSKMALGNKYGFNFEAWYKDKNSLSVNMFVNSSSRNRLGFYDNGIYKIRTSQIDFFEVSLLYGRKFNFKGATRDHNLIFRGGPYLGVNKRSFVKEDNTIVSYNDAFKKLDYGLTVQLGQEYDVNNFVIGYGLNSEIGLRNIFSGNGSIDPSNNYTTKFDIGAYLSVGYRF from the coding sequence GTGAAATTAGATAAAGACATATCGTTGGTAAAACAGAGTTTTGAGGCGCAGTCTTTTAATGCTCCGTCAAACGTATGGAATGAAATTTCAAATGAGCTAGATAATGCTGCTTTAAATAATAAAGTGAGTGAAGGGTTTTTAGCTCAAAGTTTTCAAGCGCCAGATGATTTATGGAATAGTATTTCAAATGATCTAAATAATCTTTCAATAGACGCTAAAGTAAAAGAAGGTTTTGAGGCACAAACTCATACTGCTCCGGCATTTGATTTTAATGAATTGTCAAACGTAGAAGGAGTTGATAATCTAGTGAATCAAAGTTTTGAGCAAACTGTGGTGGCAGCACCTGATACTATCTGGGAAAAAGTACAAAACGGTTTGGATACTGAAAATGTTTGGAGCAGAATAGCAGCAACTGAAATAAAAGTTGGTTCTAATAAATGGCAGGCAATTTTAGTAGCGGCTTCATTGGCCTTATTAATGACCCTTATTCCTACCAACTTAAATGAAGGATTGGTAGATAATAGATCTACTTCACAAATAGAAAACAAGAGTGAAATTGTACCATTTGGAATTGTTGCTAATGAAGAAACAATTTCAAATAACTTATATGCGAATAATCTTGAGGATGTTGTAGTAATTGAGTCGCCAATTTATAATGATAACACAGCTTCAGATATTCAAACATTAGAAGATAATAATGGTGTTGGGTTAACAGGGTTGAATGATTTATCAAATGGGGTAAATAATACTGTTGCTTCAAATGAAGAAAATACAAATCTAGAGTTGCTTCCTAAAACAACAATAAGCGGATTAGGTTCACCATTGGTTCAAGAAGCAGAATTTGCGACTTTAGAAGTTAAACGTGATATCAGAAAATGGAGTTTTAATGCCGGACTTATTGGTGGACTACACAATAGCTGGATTTTGGATAATGACACAAGAGCATCTTTTGATAAAGAAACTTTGTTAGACTCTAAAATGGCTTTAGGTAATAAGTATGGATTTAATTTTGAAGCATGGTATAAAGACAAGAATAGTTTGTCTGTGAACATGTTTGTTAATTCTTCATCTAGAAACAGACTTGGATTCTATGATAATGGAATATATAAAATAAGAACTAGCCAAATTGACTTCTTTGAGGTTTCATTGCTGTATGGTAGAAAGTTCAATTTCAAGGGAGCAACTAGAGATCATAATCTAATCTTCAGAGGTGGACCATATTTAGGAGTAAACAAAAGAAGCTTTGTTAAAGAAGACAATACAATAGTATCTTACAATGATGCATTTAAAAAGCTGGATTACGGTTTAACTGTTCAACTAGGACAGGAATATGATGTAAACAATTTTGTAATTGGATACGGTCTTAATTCTGAAATTGGACTGAGAAATATCTTTAGTGGTAACGGATCTATCGATCCTTCTAATAACTACACTACTAAATTTGACATTGGAGCTTATTTAAGCGTTGGATATAGATTCTAA